In the Arachis ipaensis cultivar K30076 chromosome B04, Araip1.1, whole genome shotgun sequence genome, ACTTGTAATAACATTACAAGaacataaatcttttaaaattatattgGTTTTATTCTGATATTATAGATTATGgttcaaaaaatttataaaatcaaataacTTTTACAAAAAGATTATAGGAGACAAAAGTTTCTGTTGATTAAGAAGACCAGTGtctttttagataaaaaaataaacaataaaatttttagttattattttcatgtgaaagagtttaattttttactaataattaattttaatatttattatctaGAATTTTGTTAATTTCGGAAAAAAAATAATCTTCcttaattttaataagagagtgtcatgtaacacattttaattatttaagtaaaaataacgattttaaaatttaattttacatCTTAAAAATAActttataagaaaaaaaagattgatgaaaaaaaaaattttaaacttatATCTTAAGTACCAAAATCGTAATTATCACCTACATGCTACATGCACTGCATCATGTTGATATTGTGCATCACATTTAAAAGTTGTCGATATTGTATACTACTAGTACTATCACTTTAGTTGAGGCAAAGGTTTACGTATATCAACGAACATAGATATAAAGTTTTGGCATTAAATCTAGTTTTATGCAAATTTTTGAATAAATCCATGAACGATGATTTAGACAGCCGACCAAGGCCAGTTCTCATTTTTTAATTAGGTAATCAAAATTCCTAGTCAGATTAAGCTAAGTACTTCAGAAAACATAACTTAATTAATGCCTAAACTTGCCACAACACTCAAATCGAATTGAATTTCGAAGATTACATAAGTAAGccatcaattttcttttattttttagtcTAATTTGTGGTTTTGATTGTTTCGTTTAACGTGATGACCGCAAAATGTCATAACATACATAAAAGTTGGTAACTAGTAACTGTTATTATAATATTTGTAAATTCTTAATTAATAATGACAATCGACAAATATGAAAACGATCTATACTTTAATATTATTGTCGGTGGCCAACGGTCTCACACAATTTCATAAAATAACTTAATTTTATTGGTCCATTGTCCATAtccatattttataatataatgtGAGTATGCAAATCAGGGCTTCAGCCACATTAAGACTTTGAAACCCTATTAATCACTTTGAGTGCTGACTGAAGTTTTTaaattgcaattttttttttcaaaattaaaagtgaaatttGAATTCGCGACTTCTAGATGAGTATAGAGAAATTAtgtcatttgaattataattcgTTGACANNNNNNNNNNNNNNNNNNNGCTTATTGTTTTAGTACATGAAAATTAAAGTTCAATTATATTGCAACGAaaatgtttaattattctgttacaAAAAAATGTAATTATTATTTTGTTGTGAAAAAATTGATcactttattaaaatttatatggAATAACCAAGGTTTGAAAAATTGAATCGATCATTAAACCGTTCTAATTATTggtttattagtttattagtcTAACTGGTTCAACCGATAGTTCAATCGAAAGAAtcgtttcaaaataaaataataaataaaattataaataaacatcataaaatataattataatttaatataaatcttaaatatcttttaaatttaaaacattaCATGAAATGTCAACCGAatccatatgatcttatcaaaatacagTCTCAAAAGTTAAATAGTGAAAAGAAATATCTAAATATCATGAAGATTTAAtgatttatcaatcatcaaaatccgtAAGAACTTGTTGCATACTTGCTTTGGTGGAGCCATCTTCATCTTCATTTCCACCCTCTTGAGCAGAAAAATCAAGAAATGCAGCATAAAGACCACTACTACCACCGCCGTATAAATCAGCATCAATATCATCTAATAAAATACGCATGTTATCATAtcattatattaaaaactaacaatATTCTAATAAATCATCATAAAATAAACTATAATATACACGCAATAAATCATCCACATTACTAAGAAAATCAGGCTCTTTTTCTATAATCTTTTTCGTCACTTAAAAGTCAACTAAATTGATGCTTTCATAATTAACTGAATCATATAGTatcttttgctttctttctttttttaaattaaatacaatatatgaaAAATTAATAGCTATTGCAAGATACATTGTGGTAATTAATATTGCAGCAGCAATATTGCAGCTACAGTTGTAGTTTATTACAGCATGGAACATGAAATCTTGGTACTAATTAATCTCATTAGTCATTATGGATCGcacttcataaaaaaaaaaaaaaaaaaaaaaccattatCCATTTACATTCTCTTTTAAATTCTATGTGGTTTGGTAACTGGCCAAACCTCTCCATTGTATAATGCTTTTCTAACAAACAATTTAACACTATTGCCaattaaaaatgtaaaataaataaaaagaaaaaagaaagttgaaaataagaaaaaagagtaGCTACCTATGTGGAGATCTTGAACTTGGTTGTGTGAATTTAGACCTAAGGGTTGACATCTGAGCACGTGTAATGCACATGGTGGCCATCGATCACGCGAGGGGgagggaggaagaaagaagaagaaggggaaggAAAGAAGAGGGGAAGGGCCcgaagggggaaaggggggacGACGCTGGCAAGGTTTGGGGCCGCCGTCGAGAATCAGAGTCAGAGGGAGAGAGTGCCTTCTTTATGATCTTGCTCACGTTCGCAATCGGTAGGAACCGGTCCTGCTCCCGCAGCGACAACTCGCTGTTATTGTTCCCGGCGTTCTGTGCACTTCCTGACTCGTTGTCTGAGTCCGCCATTAACCTAACTCACTACTTCTCAACTCGGTTTCGAATGGTTGAATCGCTTTGATTTGCTGGATTGGATTCGAAAGAAGAAACATAGGAATCTGAAGCTAAAGCTTAGTGATTGGATTATTCAATGACCGAATTTTCTCGAATTTTTGAATGTGCGTTGACTTGAGAGTGAAGGAGAGGTTTCGACGAATTGCGGCTCAGTGGAGGATAGTGACTTGGTGCGCTCCGCCCTTGCCGCCACTACCACCGGTGCTTCTGGTCCTAGCCGCCGTTTTGCATCCTCGCCCTGCTCCTCGACGCTGGTCCTTGCCCTACTCCTTGCCGCCGGTGCTTCTAGGGTTCTGTTTTTTATTCGTTCTACTTCtgcttctgattctgatttttattgtttttgtacTTCTGATTCTGATTTCATTATACTTCTGATTCGGATTCTGTTTCTTTGATCTTATTGTTGCTGCGCTTCTGATTTCATTGTTCTTCTGTTTCTTTATGTTTTGTTCTTCTGATTTTTTTTTCGTGTTCTGATTTCTTTGATCTTCTGGTGCTGTAATGCAAAGTATCACATTTATCTGAGCTTTGTATATCTGAAAAAACAAAATCAATTCTCTGAACTTTGtatttttgattttattgttgttgttttgttgttggtaattttattattgttgttgccaTTGatggagaagaaagaaaaagaagaatagaaattGAGTAttttagtgaagaaaaaagatatttttaacctATACTTTAAGGATCAAAATTGTAGTTAACCCTAATTATTATATACCTTTGATTAATGAAATAATTTAGCCTTTTTAACAAAGTAAAACATACAAATTTTTAACTACATTGTTTATCCGTTCCTTTCTCATTTGTAAGAATaacaaatattcaataaatattataaattatcaattaaattagtcattatatatatgttatttaatatatttttaaataaaatgatCAATCACTACTATAATCAAATGCTTCAAAGTAGCATAATTAAGTTTTTTATATTAgtataattaaactattttcataACGTGATaatcaaattttgataaaaacATTTGCTGAACAATCTTCTGATTTGGGTCTTGGTGAGAAAACTCAAGATATATTGATGtctataaaccataaacacttTGCCGAGTTATTGTGTTTGTGTGTCAGATAAATTTTAAACATAATATTTATCGACACTTATCCGACACGCGTTTATTaactgttaattttttttaaatattttatataattaaataaaaatattaaaaatatttaaaaaattaatttatattttataataaaaaatgatAATCGGCCTGTCTTGTCTTTGATACAAAGTTTCATATATATACACCCTACTGAACCGAATCACAGCAAATCTTTTCCTAATATAACAACTTGATTTGTTATCCTAATTTATTCTTACCAGAAATACATATGACAGATTGCTATATACATAAATAACCAAACCTCCTAATTGACATTTTCATATATAACTTATGTTGACCATTGTTACCCCCTCAAGTTGGCGTGTGTAAATCTTGAATGCCCAACTTGACTAAGAGCTTCCAAAACTGTTTCGTCTCGAGGGCTTTGGTGAAAATATCAGCTAATTGGAGATGAGTAGGAACATAAGAAGGTAAGAGTTGATTGTGTACGATTTCATCCCGAACAAAATGACAGTGTACTTCGATGTGCTTGGTACGTTCGTATAAGATTGGATTTTTAGCAATGTGGAGCACCGCTTGACTGTCACAGTGTAAGCGAATGAGAGCAGGATGAGACACGTGAAGCAAGGACAGTATATCTTTTATCCAAATTAATTCCCTGGTTTTCTTGGCCATTGAGCGGTACTCATCTTCAGCAAAAGAGGTGGAGACCGTTTGTTGTTTCTGAGTTTTTCACGAGATAGGGACGGTACCGAATTGGATGAACCACCCTGTAAGAGACCGGCGCGTTAGGGATAGCCAGCTCAATCAGAATCACACAAGCCATAGAGTTGCAAATCATTTTCTCTAGGTAGAAGTATGCCCTGCCCCGGATGTCCTTTCAGATACCAAACAACCCATAAAGTGGCGTGCCACTGTTCAGTACGTGGGTTCTGCATAAACTGGGACAAAACATGAACACTGTAGGCGAGGTCAGGTCTTGTGAAGTACAAATATATGAGTCTTCCAACAAGGCGGCGATACATGCTAGGATCAGAGAGAACAAGGCCAGTAGCGGACTAGCGGATGCCGACCGGTGATTTTCCTCACACGGAGTAGCTGCGGGCTTAGCAGCCAGCAAACCTGCTTCAGTGATGATGTCCAAGACGTATTTCTGCTAGCACAGAAAAATTTCACTGGAAGATCGGTCAACTTCAAGCCCCAAGAAATATTTCAGGTCCCCTAAGTCTTTCATGTGAAAGCACTTGTGCAAGTATTATTTGAATTTGTTAATTGCATCACCATTATTTCCTACAATCACAAGGTCATCAACATACACCAAAACAACCAGGTGGACATCGTTTTTACAGAGATTGAACAAGGAATGGTCTTTTTGTGACTGTTGAAAACCAAATCGAGTAAGGACAGAGGATAATTTTGCAGACCAACAGCGCAGAGCTTGTCGCAAGCCATAGATGGATTTTTGAAGTTTACACACTAAGCTTGGCTGAGACACTTGGAACCCAGGTGGGAGCTTCATGTACACATCTTCATCAAGGTCGCCTTGCAGAAAGGCGTTATGGATATCCATTTGGTGAAGTTTCCAATCCTGTGCTGCTGCAACGGCAAGAGTTGTTCGAATGGTCACCATCTTTGCCACCGAAGAGAACGTTTTATTGTAATCTAGTCCTTCCACTTAATGATTACCTAGGATGACCAACTATGCTTTGAATCGCTCGACTGACCCATCATAATTGTATTTAATTCGATAAATCCACTTACAACCATAAGCTTTCTTTCTTGGGGGAAGAGGTGTGAGCTTCCACGGGTTATTAACTTCCAGTGCTTGAATTTCTTTGGACATGGCATCTCGCTATCGCGAATCTGTGACATCTTGGGAGAGGTACCGAGGTTCTTGCTTGGCTAGTAATGAAGCAAGAAAAATGCAGTGTTGGTCAGAGAAATTGTTGCAATTCACAAAATTTTGCATAGGATATGACACACTTGAGGAAGTTGATGAAGTCGGATTCTGGTCGGAGGGGCTCTTTTGGACAGTGGCGGTGGTGACAAAGTCGCTCAACTTGATGGAGGACATTTTCACGCGGTGTCCACTGCCAAGGGCGGCTTCGATTGTGGCTGGTGGCAGACCGGAGATCGGCACCATTTCCTCGACGATGGTTTTGAAGGGGATGACGACGTCCTCATCTAGGTCGTCTCGGAGGACATGTCCCCCCTTGTCTTCGATGTCAGGTGCAGTGGGTGAATGATCTAGAGTCTCATTTTGATTTGGAGGAATGGGCTCAGCTGTTGGGGAAGTGAAAATTGACCCAATTGGAGTATCCtattcaaaaacatgttccagcATTGGGGCCCAATTTGGTCAACTCGCGAGTTTGCTCTTTCAGCTTCACGGAAGGGAAACACACCTTCAATGAAATGGACATCACGAGAGACAAATAAAACTTTCTTTTCCAAGTCAAAAAGCTTCCATTCTTTTTCCCCAAACGGATACCCAACAAACACACATTTTCTTCTTCGACTGTCAAATTTGTTATTTTTCCTACTTTGATTGTGAGCATAACACAAAGAACCAAACACTCGCAAGTGTTCATAATTGGGAATTCTTCCATGAATAATTTCATATGGGATTTTCCTTTCAACACTGTGGACGGTGTGAGATTGACTAGGTGCCGGGCAGTTAAAACACATTCTCCCCAAAAATCAATAGAGAGATTACCTTGAAATCGCAAGGACCGGACAACATTTAGAATATGCTTGTGCTTGCGCTCAACTCTTCCATTTTGTTGTGGAGTTCCGACACACGAAATTTGATGAACCACTCCTTATTGCATAAAGTACTGCTTTAAACACATGAATTCTGTTCCATTATTGGATCGCACCATTTTGACGCATTTATTGTATTGTTTTTCAACCAAAGCAAATAAATTTTTCAACGTAACAGACACTTCCGCCTTTTCTTTTAACAAATATATCCAAACAGCCCGTGAGCAATCATCCACAATGGTTAAGAAATATGAGGCTCCACATGACGACGGAGTTTTATACGGCCCCCACAAGTCAcaatgaatcaaataaaaaatactcgAAGCATGACTATAACTTAATGGAAACTTATCtcttggttgtttggatttttcaCAAATTTCACAAAATTTATTCACCTCTTCGCTAGTACATGTGTCACTCACATTGGGGATCATTTGCTCAATTTTAAACGATGGATGTCCCAATCTCTTATGCCAAAGAGTAAATTGATTTTCAGCTTTGACATGACTTGCTTGAGCCTTGTGCACACCACGATACTAATAGAGCCCATCCTTCTGTTCACCCGCTCCAATCATCTTCCTCGAAGTGCGACCTTGCATAATACACAACTTGTCAGTGAATTGCACAACACAGTTTTCTTCATCAGTCAATTGTGGAACAGAAAGCaagttgcattttaattttggtaTATAAAGGATATTTTTCAACTGAAGTCCTCTGTCAAGAACTACAGTTCCTTGTTTGCAAGCAAACACTTACTCACCGTCAGGCAGCCCCACTGGGCATCCTGGAATGGTCCTTTTTTTCACACAAATTTTTTAAGGTACCTATCATGTGGATAGAAGCACCACTATTGATGATCCACAAATCCCAAATTCTCTTACCAGTCATTTTCTCAGATTCAGACTAGTTAAACCTGTCATGTCAAGATTTTTTTCTTCTAGGTTGTTCACACGACTTCCACTTCATCCAGTAGACGCCACATTAGCATGCATTTGATCCCCTCAGTTGCGCATCCCTTGTCTTCCTGATCCTCTGCCAGCACCTCTTCCTTCGTGCCTTGGCCGGTCACCCCACCACTCTGGGTAACCCACTATTTGAAAACACGCTTTCACATCATACCCAATTTTGCCGAACTTGGAACACATCACGACCTTTTTCCATGTTCACCTCTCCCTCTAGCCTTGTTGCCGACATGCGCCGCAAGTCCCACAACCAGTCCCCTTTCTTCTGCCGACTTGGTGATTGTCTTCACCCTTTCCTCTTGAATTAACATCGCTTACACGCGATTAAGCGAAGGTAAGGGATCGGTTGCAACGATACTCGACCTCACAGTAGCATAGATGACATCATCAAGGCCCGTGAGAAATTGGTGAACCCTTTCTTCTTCGCTCCGCTTCACAAGTTGAGAGCCAATTGAATACTTGCACCCACCACAAGTGTATCTGGGAATCTGGTCACAGTTTGCAAGTTCATCCCAAAGTATTTTCAGCTTCTCATAGTACACAGCCATGGGCGCACCTTCTTACTTACACCTTGTCAAATCTACTTTCAACTGTTGTATTCGAGGGCCATTCACAATAGAGAAGCGTTCTTTGATGTCCTCCCACAGAGAAGTCACAATGGTCCGCAAGCTTGGCTCGATCGTATTCAAAATCTACGAAACAATCATGGATTGGACCGTCCAACAATCTTCAAGCTCAGGTGCATCCTTTCCTGGTTCTGTGTGAGTTCCGTCAATGAATCCCCACTTTTTTTGAGCTCGAAGAGAAATCTTTACAGCCCTCACCCATTCGTCATAATTTTGCCCACGCAATTGCACCTGCATGATTATGTTTCCTGGGTTATCACTCGCGTTGAAGTCGTACGGCGAGTGAGTCTTCTTCTTGTCTCCTCCTGAGAAGTGTGGTTTGTCTCCGATGGTCTTCTCTGGCTCTGCCGCCATAATTTCTCAGGTCGTCCTCTATTCTATGTGTTTTTCAGGTTAGGCTCTGATACCATAACAAGAAATGGTAATCAACCTGTCTTGTCTTTGATACaaacttttatatatatacatcctACTGAACCGAATCACAACAAATCTTTTTCTAATATAACAGCTTGATTTGTTATCCTAATTTATTCTTACAAAAAATACATATGACagattgttatatatataaatatccaAATCTCNNNNNNNNNNNNNNNNNNNNNNNNNNNNNNNNNNNNNNNNNNNNNNNNNNNNNNNNNNNNNNNNNNNNNNNNNNNNNNNNNNNNNNNNNNNNNNNNNNNNNNNNNNNNNNNNNNNNNNNNNNNNNNNNNNNNNNNNNNNNNNNNNNNNNNNNNNNNNNNNNNNNNNNNNNNNNNNNNNNNNNNNNNNNNNNNNNNNNNNNNNNNNNNNNNNNNNNNNNNNNNNNNNNNNNNNNNNNNNNNNNNNNNNNNNNNNNNNNNNNNNNNNNNNNNNNNNNNNNNNNNNNNNNNNNNNNNNNNNNNNNNNNNNNNNNNNNNNNNNNNNNNNNNNNNNNNNNNNNNNNNNNNNNNNNNNNNNNNNNNNNNNNNNNNNNNNNNNNNNNNNNNNNNNNNNNNNNNACATATATAGaaatagaataaaaatgaaatttttcTAAACAATATATGcattgttaaaaaaaaagaaaaggaaacaaataTTATATGAAAGAATGAACCAAAAGCAATTATGAAAAAAACTAGATGCATAATAAGGAGTAGTtatctttgttaaaaaaaaagaaaaggaaacaaataTTATATGAAAGAATGAACCAAAAGCAATTATGAAAAAAACTAGATGCATAATAAGGAGTAGTtatctttgttaaaaaaaaagaaaaggaaacaaataTTATATGAAAGAATGAACCAAAAGCAATTATGAAAAAAACTAGATGCATAATAAGGAGTAGTTATCTTAGGAATGCACTTAATGGGTATGTGGTTGAAGTATTACTTTGTTACTCAAATTCTATTTTTATGGAAATCAAATATATCCAGGAAAAAGGTGGAAATTAAAATGATAGTATTTTGATTGTCTGAAATTAAACTTGTTTAGGAATAACTTTTCaaattttgaaccaaacatgaaAATATGATATTTCTATcttaaaattcttaaaaattatttataattcccCTAACCACACACATTATTAGTATAAAAAAGTGAATAGGGATATTTTTAgtgattttttatattaattttttttaatttgatctcTTAAATTTTAATAGTACTATAATGATCTTTTAGATTGAATTTTAGATACTATTGTGGTCATTGAACCTCTTTTCAACATGACTCGGTAAATACAATAATGATGTGACACTCTTTTGTTATGCTAAATTAGACAATAGCTATATGACCTCAAATTTGATATTATGATCCAATTTCGTTCCTATCCTTTTATAAAATCTCTAAATTAGTCATTCTTATTTGTTATTgtatttttcttcttcctctcactCCAATATTATTCTTCGCCTACAATTTCTTGTAAAGGCTTGATAGGAGGTgacaataaataataataataatgataatacatggaaaattaatcaaaatacaaacaaattctaactaaaaggttttttattttaatcttagAAACAATAAAATAtattgataaaattgtgaaagaataaaaaaaaatgaaaaaaattttattgattggTGATAGatttaaaactaaatatatatagagcattggtttaagaaagataaaaacaaataaagatacgataagaacaactaaagataaaataaagataagataagataataaagactaagattgtaattgaatttatgtattctgttgggctgaatttgtgggtcacgaaatttttttattgttattaaaagttaaaataaaaaataaaataaaataaaattaagaaagtGGTCTCCAACCAACACCAACCCAAGAAAACTCtcacttctcctctctctccttccctcCCTCTCCTTTATATTGATCCTTCACACACCCTCGAAGCTTCAGGGCTCAACCTCAAAAAAACACACAcgaaagctctcaccaaaaaagaaaaacatatagaaaagagaaaaacaactcaATACACACTTATTTGAGTAGTTGCAGCCCTTCTTCATCAAAAAGAGCACAcaatcatatatacatatatagctgGAACAATAGAATCACAGTAGTGACAGCATCAATaatcaagaaagaaagaaagaaagaatggcTTCTCCTCCAGATAAAAGCAAAACAATAAAGCTGGAAAGATACAACAGCTACATCCGAAGAGTAAACAGCACCAAACTCCTCAACGCTTCTTCCAAGCTTCTTTTCCGAGCAACAATTCTCGTAGCTCTTATCCTTGTATTCCTCTTCACCTTCAACTACCCTCCACTCAACTCATCTCCTTCtagtaacaacaacaacaacaacaaccaccaccgTCACCGCTTCCTCTCCTCCGCTTTCGGCGGAGGAGGCGTGGGAGGCGCATCCTGGGAGAAGCAAGTCCGCCACTCCTCCACCCCACGCCGCCCCAACGGCATGTCGGTGCTGGTCACCGGCGCCGCAGGCTTCGTGGGTTCCCACTGCTCCCTGGCACTCAAGAAACGCGGCGACGGCGTCCTCGGCCTCGACAACTTCAACTCATACTACGATCCGTCGTTGAAGCGAGCACGCCAAGACCTCCTCTCAAAGCACCAAATCTTCATCGTCGAAGGTGATCTAAACGACACGCCGTTGCTCAAGAAACTCTTCGATGTCGTTCCATTCACACACATTCTCCACCTTGCCGCACAGGCTGGCGTCCGTTACGCCATGCAGAACCCCCAATCCTACGTGGCATCCAACATCGCCGGCTTCGTCAACCTTCTAGAAGTAGCGAAAGCCGCGAACCCTCAACCGTCAATTGTGTGGGCCTCTTCCAGTTCCGTGTACGGACTCAACACACAGAACCCTTTCTCGGAGCTTCACCGCACCGACCAACCGGCGAGCCTCTACGCCGCCACGAAGAAAGCCGGAGAGGAAATAGCGCACACTTATAACCATATCTACGGTCTTTCCCTCACCGGGCTGAGATTCTTCACGGTGTACGGACCTTGGGGGAGACCAGACATGGCGTACTTCTTTTTCACGAAGGACATTCTTCAAGGGAAGGGGATCGATGTTTACCAGACGCAGGACGGGAAGGAGGTGGCGCGTGATTTCACGTACATCGATGACGTGGTGAAGGGGTGCGTGGGGGCGCTGGATACGGCGGAGAAGAGCACCGGAAGCGGGGGGAAGAAGAGGGGACCGGCGCAGCTGAGGATCTATAATTTGGGGAACACGTCGCCGGTGCCGGTGGGGAAGTTAGTTGGGATATTGGAGAGTCTGTTGAATGTGAAGGCGAAGAAGCACGTGATTAAGATGCCACGAAACGGCGACGTTCCATACACGCACGCTAACGTCAGCCTGGCGTTTAGGGATTTCGGGTATAAGCCAACCACGGATCTCGCCTCTGGTTTGAGGAAGTTCGTAAAGTGGTACGTTGGCTATTATGGGATCCAGCCGAGGGTAAAAAAGGAAATTCCCAACTCCAGTGAGCAACCCGAGGATTCCGCTTGATTGTTACCATCATCACatgctctctctctttctcttcggTGCTCGTCTACTACTACTAATCTTATTTAGTTTCTTTTTTTGTTGAactgttatttattttttgttaattataattaatatcaataatattattaGTATTGCTGTGGTCCACGTCCACATATGGGGATGGTGGAATGTAGAATTTATAGATATATATGAATCTGGcatagggaaaaaaaaaagaagagagaaaaagcaagaaaTGGGAGAGGGGTAAGTGGGAAGTGTAGATCTGTGAGCTGGGAGAAGGAGGTTGCAATAATGGTGGGTGGGGTCTGCCAACAAAGGTTGTAGACCTCTCAcccccttttctttttttcttttttttttatattgtatttcCAAGGAAAGAAATTGTGTAAAAGGAAAAGAAACTGTTGTTGAATTGNNNNNNNNNNNNNNNNNNNNNNNNNNNNNNNNNNNNNNNNNNNNNNNNNNNNNNNNNNNNNNNNNNNNNNNNNNNNNNNNNNNNNNNNNNNNNNNNNNNNNNNNNNNNNNNNNNNNNNNNNNNNNNNNNNNNNNNNNNNNNNNNNNNNNNNNNNNNNNNNNNNNNNNNNNNNNNNNNNNNNNNNNNNNNNNNNNNNNNNNNNNNNNNNNNNNNNNNNNNNNNNNNNNNNNNNNNNNNNNNNNNNNNNNNNNNNNNNNNNNNNNNNNNNNNNNNNNNNNNNNNNNNNNNNNNNNNNNNNNNNNNNNNNNNNNNNNNNNNNNNNNNNNNNNNNNNNNNNNNNNNNNNNNNNNNNNNNNNNNNNNNNNNNNNNNNNNNNNNNNNNNN is a window encoding:
- the LOC107638438 gene encoding UDP-glucuronate 4-epimerase 6 isoform X1 encodes the protein MASPPDKSKTIKLERYNSYIRRVNSTKLLNASSKLLFRATILVALILVFLFTFNYPPLNSSPSSNNNNNNNHHRHRFLSSAFGGGGVGGASWEKQVRHSSTPRRPNGMSVLVTGAAGFVGSHCSLALKKRGDGVLGLDNFNSYYDPSLKRARQDLLSKHQIFIVEGDLNDTPLLKKLFDVVPFTHILHLAAQAGVRYAMQNPQSYVASNIAGFVNLLEVAKAANPQPSIVWASSSSVYGLNTQNPFSELHRTDQPASLYAATKKAGEEIAHTYNHIYGLSLTGLRFFTVYGPWGRPDMAYFFFTKDILQGKGIDVYQTQDGKEVARDFTYIDDVVKGCVGALDTAEKSTGSGGKKRGPAQLRIYNLGNTSPVPVGKLVGILESLLNVKAKKHVIKMPRNGDVPYTHANVSLAFRDFGYKPTTDLASGLRKFVKWYVGYYGIQPRVKKEIPNSSEQPEDSA
- the LOC107638438 gene encoding UDP-glucuronate 4-epimerase 6 isoform X2; amino-acid sequence: MASPPDKSKTIKLERYNSYIRSSKLLFRATILVALILVFLFTFNYPPLNSSPSSNNNNNNNHHRHRFLSSAFGGGGVGGASWEKQVRHSSTPRRPNGMSVLVTGAAGFVGSHCSLALKKRGDGVLGLDNFNSYYDPSLKRARQDLLSKHQIFIVEGDLNDTPLLKKLFDVVPFTHILHLAAQAGVRYAMQNPQSYVASNIAGFVNLLEVAKAANPQPSIVWASSSSVYGLNTQNPFSELHRTDQPASLYAATKKAGEEIAHTYNHIYGLSLTGLRFFTVYGPWGRPDMAYFFFTKDILQGKGIDVYQTQDGKEVARDFTYIDDVVKGCVGALDTAEKSTGSGGKKRGPAQLRIYNLGNTSPVPVGKLVGILESLLNVKAKKHVIKMPRNGDVPYTHANVSLAFRDFGYKPTTDLASGLRKFVKWYVGYYGIQPRVKKEIPNSSEQPEDSA